A portion of the Ralstonia nicotianae genome contains these proteins:
- a CDS encoding FeoA family protein: MRLSELSRRATAVVDHVEDREPADPISQRLRELGFVMGEQVCVVAVGPFGGDPLVVQVGFTRFALRKQEAARVRVRAEAATQQAQPVVMASETAPPAQVRKAA, from the coding sequence ATGCGGCTTTCCGAGCTTTCCCGCCGGGCCACGGCGGTGGTGGACCACGTTGAAGACCGTGAGCCCGCCGATCCCATCAGCCAGCGCCTGCGCGAACTCGGTTTCGTGATGGGCGAACAGGTGTGCGTGGTGGCGGTCGGCCCGTTCGGCGGCGATCCGCTCGTCGTTCAGGTGGGTTTTACCCGTTTTGCGCTGCGCAAACAGGAGGCCGCCCGCGTGCGCGTGCGCGCCGAGGCCGCGACCCAGCAGGCCCAGCCCGTCGTGATGGCGTCCGAGACCGCACCGCCCGCGCAGGTGCGCAAGGCGGCATGA
- a CDS encoding sensor domain-containing diguanylate cyclase has translation MSTAQPPSAPRRLLFRLLPGVVLAALLPFVGLIAVAISTVYDDTRREIDSRLEQAITQAARPLEAHLTDAIDRLSTATEADTAPTSTAEGQAWLDAHPDLRGVFDNLVVVSASGIVLADAPALPQQRGTDMAWHPIFKAVRESRRLQIPEPFLSSAGQRPVASFAAPLHGPDGGFSGLVIGSIELARNPILADVENTRIGRTGHLLVVSERGRYIVGPDHARLLQQAPDLADGQPAARARAQGWNDSTEIHRPGQSPVIVSYRALNAVPWSIGAWWPAQEAYAGAARTTRTLVAAGLAFGAACLLFAWFWLERATSPLERLRHEVDAGMPIHTPPAPIGRPILSESPAPGPLARLADLAQPDTRTFDPATEVGALAGSVGRLVQYWERALGAAEQEAAFFRAIAEQAPVGLAFLDRSLAVPFANVRFERLVGASSATIVRALHDGDSTTTSPAAQAVAAVLRQLPRVPLALADRPVVIATGEGAGSGAVLLTARPAGGAGAPPVGWIIAVVDATAEQRAKEALEQEVRAALLVLDAIQEPLLTIDGDGIVTHASRAIETLTGTHPASAIGQSINRLLHLIEHETNRRVIPTQLLRAGGTLPGGLRMEAADSRRHDVELSWGPLPGTSGAGVLVLRDVSATRETVQRIAWDATHDVLTGLLNRRGFDAILHAQVEAHRGARGAPRAPLALLMIDLDGFKAINDCYGHAAGDDVLRGIAERVVQNTRTQDHVARLGGDEFAVILPNCDLQTAVTFADRIRAALARQPVLAAGARAQVALSQGVVELLAGDADAAAFLARADTACYRAKSEGRNTIATG, from the coding sequence ATGTCAACCGCCCAACCGCCCTCCGCCCCGCGCCGCCTGCTGTTCCGCCTGTTGCCCGGCGTGGTCCTTGCCGCCCTGCTACCGTTCGTGGGGCTGATCGCGGTGGCGATCTCGACGGTCTACGACGATACGCGCAGGGAGATCGACAGCCGCCTCGAACAGGCCATCACGCAGGCGGCCCGCCCGCTGGAAGCGCACCTGACCGATGCCATCGACCGCCTGTCCACCGCCACCGAGGCCGACACCGCCCCGACCAGCACCGCGGAAGGCCAGGCCTGGCTCGATGCCCACCCCGACCTGCGCGGCGTCTTCGACAACCTGGTCGTCGTCAGCGCCAGCGGCATCGTGCTGGCCGACGCCCCCGCCCTGCCGCAACAGCGCGGCACCGACATGGCGTGGCATCCCATCTTCAAGGCGGTGCGCGAGTCGCGGCGCCTCCAGATCCCCGAACCCTTCCTGTCGTCGGCGGGACAGCGGCCGGTAGCCTCGTTCGCCGCGCCGCTGCATGGACCGGATGGCGGCTTCTCCGGACTGGTGATCGGTTCGATCGAACTGGCGCGCAATCCCATCCTGGCGGACGTGGAAAACACGCGCATCGGCCGCACCGGGCATCTGCTGGTGGTCTCGGAGCGGGGCCGCTATATCGTCGGGCCAGACCACGCGCGCCTGCTGCAGCAGGCCCCGGACCTGGCCGACGGACAGCCGGCAGCGCGCGCGCGGGCGCAAGGCTGGAACGACAGCACGGAAATCCACCGGCCCGGGCAGTCGCCGGTCATCGTCAGCTATCGCGCGCTGAACGCCGTGCCGTGGAGCATCGGCGCCTGGTGGCCCGCGCAGGAAGCCTATGCCGGCGCCGCGCGCACCACGCGCACGCTGGTGGCCGCCGGGCTGGCCTTCGGCGCGGCCTGCCTGCTGTTCGCCTGGTTCTGGCTCGAACGCGCAACCAGCCCGCTCGAACGGCTGCGCCACGAGGTGGATGCCGGCATGCCGATCCACACGCCGCCGGCCCCCATCGGCCGGCCAATCCTGAGCGAGTCCCCTGCGCCCGGACCGCTCGCGCGGCTGGCCGATCTTGCCCAGCCGGACACCCGGACGTTCGACCCCGCCACCGAGGTCGGCGCCCTGGCCGGCAGCGTGGGCCGGCTGGTGCAGTACTGGGAACGGGCGCTGGGCGCCGCCGAGCAGGAAGCCGCGTTCTTCCGCGCGATCGCCGAGCAGGCGCCGGTGGGGCTGGCCTTCCTGGACCGATCGCTGGCGGTCCCGTTTGCCAATGTCCGTTTCGAACGGCTGGTGGGCGCCAGCAGTGCCACCATCGTGCGCGCCCTGCACGACGGTGACAGCACGACAACCTCCCCTGCGGCGCAAGCCGTGGCGGCCGTGCTGCGGCAACTGCCCCGCGTGCCGCTGGCGCTGGCGGACCGCCCCGTGGTGATCGCAACTGGGGAAGGCGCCGGCAGCGGTGCCGTCCTGCTGACGGCCCGGCCCGCGGGCGGCGCGGGCGCACCGCCGGTCGGCTGGATCATCGCCGTGGTCGATGCCACGGCCGAGCAGCGCGCCAAGGAAGCGCTGGAGCAGGAGGTGCGTGCCGCCCTGCTCGTGCTCGACGCCATCCAGGAACCCCTGTTGACCATCGACGGCGACGGCATCGTCACGCATGCCAGCCGCGCCATCGAGACACTGACCGGCACGCACCCCGCCAGCGCGATCGGCCAGTCGATCAACCGGCTGCTGCACCTGATCGAGCACGAGACCAACCGGCGCGTCATCCCCACGCAGTTGCTGCGCGCGGGCGGCACGCTGCCGGGCGGACTGCGCATGGAGGCCGCCGACAGCCGGCGGCACGATGTGGAATTGTCCTGGGGGCCGCTGCCCGGCACGTCGGGCGCCGGCGTGCTGGTGCTGCGGGATGTCTCCGCCACACGCGAGACCGTGCAGCGCATCGCCTGGGACGCCACCCACGACGTGCTGACCGGCCTGCTCAACCGCCGCGGCTTCGACGCCATCCTGCATGCGCAGGTGGAGGCCCATCGCGGAGCCCGCGGCGCGCCACGCGCACCGCTGGCGCTGCTCATGATCGACCTCGACGGCTTCAAGGCGATCAACGATTGCTACGGCCATGCCGCCGGCGACGACGTCCTGCGCGGCATCGCCGAGCGGGTGGTGCAGAACACGCGCACGCAGGATCACGTCGCCCGGCTGGGCGGCGACGAGTTCGCCGTGATCCTGCCCAATTGCGACCTGCAGACCGCCGTGACCTTCGCCGACCGCATCCGCGCGGCGCTTGCCCGCCAGCCGGTGCTGGCCGCCGGAGCACGCGCCCAGGTCGCGCTGTCGCAGGGGGTGGTGGAATTGCTGGCCGGCGATGCCGATGCCGCGGCCTTCCTGGCACGCGCGGATACCGCCTGCTACCGCGCGAAGAGCGAAGGCCGCAACACCATCGCCACGGGCTGA
- a CDS encoding EAL domain-containing protein, producing the protein MPKHAFFPTTLRGRLLALAAVAALPAVVVAIAGVALYRDRLTDHLEQRLSYETQSAAARVGMVLSNADQLLSVVVADESVLRLDRDECTRFVSRVIHNQSDFATLGVADAHGKLVCTPVPGAIGLDVADREFFRELIATGRPSLSNFLTGRTSHQPVIVATRAVVGPDGGIRGVAYAAIRQSALMVAAGSAASGPVYLVDGAGTVLSGTHAALSGEGPGVTRGDLVSAAGPEPGATVFETDADGTLRAYAAMAVPHATSGRLRLVRGIDATDMARQQRDVTLAGGGAIVLMLVLLLALIQMAMRRLVLPRVDALVDAARHYAAGDFSARVAEQGGARDELSLLERTFNEMRTAILRHDETVHHLTERFQRVARATNDWIFDWDIATGESWANASLHRLLGSDALLAQGDEDGVSRTLTFQQFVHPEDMAAFGRGLRAALHSDRDAWHHVCRVIDASRAVRTVEIRASIYRGKDGRAVRMVGGVTDISQRSAMEADLRASEANLRVAEQIALLGSWRWDVLRDTATWSSGMYLLTGVSPGPPPSFAQQAQFFTGDSYNRLREAASRAVTEGVPYSLELEMIRRDGEHRWVLSRGNIERNEREEVVALFGTMQDITERRESDEQLRLLRRVVESVPSGITVADAQQPDLPLVYVNPGFERMTGYRAEEVLGRNCRFLHSSEPGQPALNEVRAALRDASEIRVLLRNFRKDGHAFLNNFLLSPVRDSQGVVTHYVGIQDDVTEQEMTRARLAQHATVDPLTGLPNRTLLADRVQQGVEMAARQRSRFYVALINIDRFKVVNDSLGHLLGDEVLRRIAERLRDAADTVDTVARFGGDVFALVISHAGSHGTDLGFDLFAEPIRVEGHEVFVTASIGVAEYPAHGSDSETLVRHAEMAMYFAKQNGRNRLEFFAPEMDIGVSYRLNLEHQIRAALEQGQFRLLYQPQIDTKTGRICGLEALIRWIHPTRGLLPPAAFIPVAEESGLVVEIGNWVLAEAAQQRAAWHARGLGEDLTIAVNVSPLQFKRGTVLPTLLRLQRQHGLGSGFLELEVTESMLMEGTERTIEDLTAIRQLGVRIAIDDFGTGYSSLAYLKRLPIDLIKIDRAFVKDIDRDSNDAAICTTVVVLAHNLGVKVCAEGVEDAAQSAFLASHQCDVLQGYYFSEPLLPEAVTALLERDARFTV; encoded by the coding sequence GTGCCGAAGCATGCTTTCTTTCCCACCACGCTGCGCGGTCGCTTGCTCGCCTTGGCCGCTGTGGCCGCGTTGCCGGCCGTCGTCGTGGCGATCGCCGGCGTGGCGCTCTATCGGGACCGGCTGACCGATCACCTCGAACAACGTCTCTCGTACGAAACCCAGAGCGCCGCGGCGCGCGTGGGCATGGTGCTGTCCAACGCGGACCAACTGCTGTCGGTCGTGGTGGCGGACGAATCCGTCTTGCGCCTGGACCGCGACGAATGCACCCGCTTCGTCAGCCGCGTCATCCACAACCAGAGCGACTTCGCCACGCTGGGCGTTGCCGATGCGCACGGCAAGCTGGTGTGCACGCCGGTGCCGGGGGCCATCGGGCTCGATGTTGCCGACCGCGAGTTTTTTCGCGAGCTGATTGCGACAGGGCGTCCGTCACTGTCGAATTTCCTGACCGGCCGGACTTCGCACCAGCCCGTCATCGTTGCGACGCGCGCCGTGGTCGGCCCCGACGGCGGCATCCGGGGCGTGGCCTACGCGGCGATCCGGCAGAGCGCGCTGATGGTGGCGGCCGGCAGCGCGGCGTCGGGGCCGGTCTACCTGGTGGACGGCGCGGGCACGGTGCTGTCCGGCACGCATGCCGCCCTGTCCGGCGAGGGGCCCGGCGTGACTCGGGGCGACCTGGTGAGCGCGGCCGGCCCCGAGCCCGGCGCCACGGTCTTCGAGACCGACGCCGACGGCACGCTGCGCGCCTATGCCGCGATGGCCGTGCCCCATGCGACCAGCGGGCGGCTGCGCCTCGTGCGCGGCATCGATGCGACCGACATGGCGCGCCAGCAGCGCGACGTGACGCTGGCCGGTGGCGGCGCCATCGTGCTGATGCTGGTGTTGCTGCTGGCGCTGATCCAGATGGCGATGCGGCGCCTGGTGCTGCCGCGCGTCGATGCGCTGGTCGATGCCGCCCGGCACTATGCCGCGGGTGACTTCTCCGCGCGCGTGGCCGAGCAGGGCGGCGCCCGCGACGAGCTGTCGCTGCTCGAGCGCACCTTCAACGAGATGCGCACGGCCATCCTGCGCCACGACGAGACCGTCCACCACCTGACCGAGCGCTTCCAGCGCGTGGCGCGCGCCACCAACGACTGGATCTTCGACTGGGACATCGCCACGGGCGAGTCCTGGGCCAACGCCAGCCTGCACCGCCTGCTCGGCAGCGACGCGCTGCTGGCGCAGGGCGACGAGGACGGCGTGTCGCGCACGCTGACCTTCCAGCAGTTCGTGCATCCCGAAGACATGGCGGCATTCGGCCGGGGCCTGCGGGCCGCGCTGCATTCGGATCGCGATGCCTGGCACCACGTCTGCCGCGTGATCGACGCCAGCCGCGCGGTGCGCACGGTGGAGATCCGCGCCAGCATCTATCGCGGCAAGGACGGGCGCGCCGTGCGCATGGTCGGCGGGGTCACCGACATCTCGCAGCGCTCGGCCATGGAGGCGGATCTGCGCGCCAGCGAGGCCAACCTGCGCGTGGCCGAGCAGATCGCCCTGCTCGGCAGCTGGCGCTGGGACGTGCTGCGCGACACCGCCACCTGGTCGTCGGGCATGTACCTGCTGACCGGCGTGTCGCCGGGGCCGCCGCCGTCGTTCGCGCAGCAGGCGCAGTTCTTCACCGGCGACAGCTACAACCGCCTGCGCGAGGCGGCCAGCCGCGCCGTCACCGAGGGCGTGCCGTACTCGCTGGAGCTGGAGATGATCCGCCGCGACGGCGAGCACCGCTGGGTGCTCTCGCGCGGCAACATCGAGCGCAACGAGCGCGAAGAGGTGGTGGCGCTGTTCGGCACCATGCAGGACATCACCGAGCGGCGCGAGTCCGATGAGCAGTTGCGCCTGCTGCGGCGCGTGGTCGAGTCGGTGCCGTCGGGCATCACCGTGGCCGATGCGCAGCAGCCGGACCTGCCGCTGGTCTACGTCAACCCCGGCTTCGAGCGCATGACCGGCTACCGCGCGGAGGAGGTGCTGGGCCGCAACTGCCGCTTCCTGCATTCGTCCGAGCCGGGGCAGCCCGCGCTGAACGAGGTGCGCGCCGCGCTGCGCGATGCCAGCGAGATCCGCGTGCTGCTGCGCAATTTCCGCAAGGACGGCCATGCGTTCCTCAACAACTTTCTGCTCTCGCCGGTGCGCGACAGCCAGGGCGTGGTCACGCACTACGTCGGCATCCAGGACGACGTGACCGAGCAGGAGATGACACGCGCGCGCCTGGCCCAGCACGCCACCGTCGATCCGCTGACCGGCCTGCCCAACCGCACGTTGCTGGCCGACCGCGTGCAGCAGGGGGTGGAGATGGCCGCGCGCCAGCGCAGCCGCTTCTACGTCGCGCTGATCAACATCGACCGCTTCAAGGTCGTCAACGACAGCCTGGGGCACCTGCTGGGCGACGAGGTGCTGCGCCGCATCGCCGAGCGCCTGCGCGATGCGGCCGACACCGTCGATACGGTGGCGCGCTTCGGCGGCGACGTCTTCGCGCTGGTGATCTCGCACGCGGGCTCGCACGGCACCGATCTCGGTTTCGACCTGTTCGCCGAGCCGATCCGGGTGGAGGGGCACGAGGTGTTCGTGACCGCCAGCATCGGTGTGGCGGAGTATCCGGCGCACGGCTCGGACAGCGAGACCCTGGTGCGCCACGCCGAGATGGCGATGTATTTCGCCAAGCAGAACGGCCGCAACCGGCTGGAGTTCTTCGCGCCCGAGATGGATATCGGCGTGTCGTACCGGCTGAACCTGGAGCACCAGATTCGCGCCGCGCTGGAGCAGGGCCAGTTCCGCCTGCTGTACCAGCCGCAGATCGACACCAAGACCGGCCGCATCTGCGGTCTGGAGGCGCTGATCCGCTGGATCCACCCGACGCGCGGGCTGCTGCCGCCGGCGGCGTTCATCCCGGTGGCCGAAGAGAGCGGGCTGGTGGTCGAGATCGGCAACTGGGTGCTGGCCGAAGCCGCGCAGCAGCGTGCCGCATGGCATGCGCGCGGGCTGGGCGAGGACCTGACCATCGCGGTCAACGTATCGCCGCTGCAATTCAAGCGCGGCACCGTGCTGCCGACGCTGCTGAGGCTGCAGCGCCAGCATGGCCTGGGCTCGGGCTTTCTCGAGCTGGAGGTGACCGAGTCGATGCTGATGGAGGGCACCGAGCGCACCATCGAAGACCTGACCGCCATCCGCCAGCTGGGGGTGCGCATCGCCATCGACGACTTCGGCACGGGCTATTCCAGCCTGGCGTACCTCAAGCGTCTGCCGATCGACCTGATCAAGATCGACCGTGCCTTCGTCAAGGACATCGACCGCGACTCCAACGACGCGGCCATCTGCACGACGGTGGTGGTGCTGGCCCACAACCTGGGCGTGAAGGTGTGCGCGGAAGGCGTCGAAGACGCGGCGCAGTCGGCCTTCCTCGCCTCCCACCAGTGCGATGTGCTGCAGGGCTATTACTTCTCCGAGCCGCTGCTGCCCGAAGCCGTGACGGCGCTGCTGGAGCGCGACGCGCGCTTCACGGTGTAG
- a CDS encoding methyl-accepting chemotaxis protein: MRNNLPVTDAETTLAPADYLISRTDPAGRIVFANPAFVRISGFTEAELIGAPHNVVRHPDMPEAAFADLWATLRSGQPWRGLVKNRRKDGGFYWVQANVTPVLQDGAIAGYTSVRSMATPAQIARAGRVYAAIRAGDASYAVRSERILRTGWRRLFNLFRIDSLRLRVIGLQSLIAVAILIGTLWAHLALEAADLRGMPWLVLSRDWLWLTGVGCAGLATLSGLLLARTLIRPLEQAAALATRLAAGDLTSTLEARGNDEIGDVVRAMGTMRASLWSIVRDIQDGAANVAHSTLQISAGNHDLSARTEQQAAALQETASSMEQLTSMVARNADHAREASVLAEQASSVATDGGRIVQRVVDTMGAIRGSSRHVTDIIATIESIAFQTNILALNAAVEAARAGEEGRGFAVVAGEVRSLAQRSAQAAAQTKAIIQASDQSVRDGEALVQQAGATMQQIVASVQTVTQLISEISASSREQSSGIAQINTSVSQLDGVTQQNATLVEKAAAAASVLAGQSEALKRAVAVFRA; this comes from the coding sequence ATGCGAAACAATCTCCCGGTCACCGACGCCGAAACCACCCTCGCCCCCGCCGACTACCTGATCTCCCGCACCGACCCGGCCGGCCGCATCGTCTTCGCCAACCCGGCCTTCGTGCGCATCAGCGGCTTCACCGAAGCCGAGCTGATCGGCGCGCCGCACAACGTGGTGCGCCACCCCGACATGCCCGAGGCCGCATTCGCCGACCTGTGGGCCACCCTGCGCTCGGGGCAGCCGTGGCGCGGACTGGTCAAGAACCGGCGCAAGGACGGCGGCTTCTACTGGGTGCAAGCCAACGTGACGCCGGTGCTCCAGGACGGCGCGATCGCGGGCTACACCTCGGTGCGCTCGATGGCGACGCCGGCGCAGATCGCGCGCGCCGGGCGGGTCTATGCCGCCATCCGCGCGGGCGATGCGTCATACGCGGTGCGCTCGGAACGCATCCTGCGCACGGGCTGGCGGCGCCTGTTCAACCTGTTCCGGATCGACAGCCTGCGCTTGCGTGTGATCGGCCTGCAGAGCCTGATCGCCGTGGCCATCCTGATCGGCACGCTGTGGGCGCACCTGGCGCTGGAAGCCGCCGACCTGCGCGGCATGCCGTGGCTGGTGCTCTCGCGCGACTGGCTGTGGCTCACCGGCGTGGGCTGCGCCGGGCTGGCGACGCTGTCCGGCCTGCTGCTGGCGCGCACGCTGATCCGCCCGCTGGAGCAGGCCGCCGCGCTCGCCACCCGCCTGGCGGCCGGCGACCTCACCTCCACGCTGGAGGCCCGCGGCAACGACGAGATCGGCGACGTGGTGCGCGCCATGGGCACGATGCGCGCGAGCCTGTGGTCCATCGTGCGCGACATCCAGGACGGCGCGGCCAACGTGGCGCACAGTACCCTGCAGATCTCGGCCGGCAACCACGACCTGTCGGCGCGCACCGAGCAGCAGGCCGCCGCGCTGCAGGAGACGGCCTCCAGCATGGAGCAGCTCACGTCGATGGTGGCCCGCAATGCCGACCATGCGCGCGAAGCCAGCGTCCTGGCCGAACAGGCCTCCTCCGTCGCGACGGACGGCGGGCGGATCGTGCAGCGCGTGGTCGACACCATGGGCGCTATCCGCGGCTCCAGCCGGCACGTCACGGACATCATCGCCACCATCGAGAGCATCGCCTTCCAGACCAACATCCTCGCGCTCAACGCCGCCGTGGAGGCGGCCCGCGCGGGCGAGGAAGGGCGCGGCTTCGCGGTGGTGGCGGGCGAGGTGCGCAGCCTGGCGCAGCGCAGCGCCCAGGCTGCCGCGCAGACCAAGGCGATCATCCAGGCCTCCGACCAGTCGGTGCGCGACGGCGAAGCCCTCGTGCAGCAGGCCGGCGCGACCATGCAGCAGATCGTCGCGTCCGTGCAGACCGTGACACAGCTGATATCGGAAATCTCGGCCAGTTCGCGCGAGCAGAGCAGCGGCATCGCGCAGATCAACACCTCGGTATCGCAGCTCGATGGCGTGACGCAGCAGAACGCCACGCTGGTGGAGAAAGCGGCGGCGGCCGCGTCGGTCCTGGCCGGCCAATCGGAAGCGCTCAAGCGCGCCGTGGCGGTGTTCCGCGCCTGA
- a CDS encoding siderophore-interacting protein, whose translation MFIFNRTQGLMSQLLAPLKPATRRVRVRAIHTLSPRMRRVVFAGDTPAARADLADAPPGAAIKLMFPLDAASGTQRTIGRAYTIRRYHAGRAELEVDFVVHDETPADQHGPAARWLQRAAPGDTIEFAGPKRGFQLDPGTPWVLLIGDETAMPAIFAVLETLPADVPARAFIAIGDARARLPLETAANAVGAHARSGELHWVESDAAHAGAMMVAALNAQALPAGAPQVFLAGEAALLKQVRALLEGPWGIPRDAISAKGYWTIGLSREARRALEGR comes from the coding sequence ATGTTCATCTTCAACCGCACACAAGGTCTCATGTCGCAGCTGCTCGCTCCCCTCAAACCCGCGACGCGCCGCGTGCGCGTGCGCGCCATTCACACCCTGTCGCCGCGCATGCGCCGGGTCGTCTTTGCCGGCGACACGCCGGCCGCTCGCGCCGATCTGGCCGACGCCCCGCCGGGCGCCGCGATCAAGCTGATGTTTCCGCTCGATGCCGCCTCCGGCACGCAGCGCACCATCGGGCGCGCCTATACGATCCGCCGCTACCATGCCGGGCGCGCCGAGCTTGAAGTCGACTTCGTCGTCCACGACGAGACGCCCGCCGACCAGCATGGCCCCGCCGCGCGCTGGCTCCAACGCGCCGCGCCAGGCGACACCATCGAGTTCGCCGGCCCCAAGCGCGGCTTCCAACTCGATCCGGGTACACCTTGGGTCCTGCTGATCGGCGATGAGACCGCGATGCCGGCCATCTTTGCCGTCCTGGAGACCCTGCCGGCCGATGTGCCCGCCCGTGCCTTCATCGCCATCGGCGACGCCCGCGCACGGCTGCCGCTGGAAACCGCAGCGAACGCGGTCGGCGCGCATGCGCGCAGCGGTGAGCTCCACTGGGTCGAGTCCGACGCCGCGCATGCCGGCGCGATGATGGTGGCCGCGCTGAACGCGCAAGCGCTGCCGGCCGGCGCGCCGCAGGTGTTCCTCGCCGGCGAGGCCGCCCTGCTCAAGCAGGTGCGCGCCCTGCTGGAAGGCCCCTGGGGCATTCCGCGCGACGCGATCAGCGCCAAGGGCTACTGGACCATCGGCCTGTCGCGCGAAGCGCGGCGCGCACTGGAAGGCCGATAG
- a CDS encoding PadR family transcriptional regulator, with protein MHGWFGRHRKMWMEAHWMMGRHHGGRPGFGRGFGGPGGFGEGDEGEGGNPWRGRRLSSADLQLVLLALLKDAPRHGYELIKAVEEHSLGFYAPSPGMVYPALSYLEDHGFASVVAEGNKKRYAITPEGAAWLAERQQAADAILAQLRAMGERMQRMNEAMAFDRDTEAADWSDAGSDPLRTARWRLKFALMEKRFASREEQQRVADILLRALKEINGR; from the coding sequence ATGCACGGATGGTTTGGACGCCACCGCAAGATGTGGATGGAAGCGCACTGGATGATGGGCCGTCACCACGGTGGCCGGCCCGGTTTCGGCCGGGGCTTCGGCGGCCCGGGCGGCTTTGGCGAAGGCGATGAGGGCGAAGGCGGCAACCCGTGGCGCGGCCGCCGGCTGAGTTCCGCCGACCTGCAACTGGTGCTGCTGGCGCTGCTCAAGGACGCCCCGCGCCACGGCTACGAGCTGATCAAGGCGGTGGAAGAGCACTCGCTCGGCTTCTACGCGCCCAGCCCCGGCATGGTGTACCCGGCGCTGTCGTACCTGGAGGACCACGGCTTCGCGTCGGTGGTCGCCGAGGGCAACAAGAAGCGCTACGCCATCACGCCCGAGGGCGCGGCGTGGCTGGCCGAACGCCAGCAGGCCGCCGATGCCATCCTCGCGCAGCTGCGCGCCATGGGCGAACGCATGCAGCGCATGAACGAGGCCATGGCCTTCGACCGCGACACCGAAGCCGCCGACTGGAGCGATGCCGGCAGCGATCCGCTGCGCACCGCGCGCTGGCGCCTGAAGTTCGCGCTGATGGAAAAGCGCTTCGCCTCCCGCGAGGAACAGCAGCGCGTGGCGGACATCCTGCTGCGCGCCCTCAAGGAAATCAACGGCCGCTGA
- the pcp gene encoding pyroglutamyl-peptidase I has product MTTVLITGIEPFESDPTNPSWDIARALDGERIDGATLVARQLPCVFGCANRELVAAIEATQPSLVLALGLASGRSELSVERVAINVIDARIPDNAGNQPVDVPVVADGPAAYFSSLPIKAIVHALRAAGVPAAVSQSAGTYNCNHLFYGLMHHIATRAPRMRGGFIHVPATPELAARHPGRPSLRLDAQIAGMRVAVRTALATQGDLRLSGGTLH; this is encoded by the coding sequence ATGACCACCGTCCTGATCACCGGCATCGAACCGTTCGAATCGGACCCCACCAACCCTTCGTGGGACATCGCGCGGGCGCTGGACGGCGAGCGCATCGACGGCGCGACCCTCGTCGCACGGCAGTTGCCGTGCGTGTTCGGCTGCGCCAACCGTGAGCTGGTGGCCGCCATCGAGGCGACGCAGCCGTCGCTGGTGCTGGCGCTGGGCCTGGCCAGCGGGCGCAGCGAACTCTCCGTGGAGCGCGTCGCCATCAACGTGATCGACGCGCGCATTCCGGACAACGCCGGCAACCAGCCGGTCGATGTGCCGGTCGTGGCGGACGGCCCGGCCGCGTATTTCTCCAGCCTGCCGATCAAGGCCATCGTGCATGCGCTGCGCGCGGCCGGCGTGCCGGCGGCGGTGTCGCAGAGCGCAGGCACCTACAACTGCAACCATCTGTTCTATGGACTGATGCACCACATCGCCACGCGCGCGCCACGGATGCGGGGCGGCTTCATCCATGTGCCGGCCACGCCGGAACTGGCGGCCCGGCACCCCGGCCGACCCAGCCTGCGGCTGGACGCGCAGATCGCGGGCATGCGCGTGGCGGTGCGGACCGCGCTGGCCACGCAGGGCGACCTGCGGTTGAGCGGCGGCACCTTGCACTGA
- a CDS encoding MarR family winged helix-turn-helix transcriptional regulator: protein MFDHCLYFNTTALARAVEREWTATYAPFGLTPPQGFVLRVVLKQPGVLNRELADTLGIARPTATRLVDGLIAKGLAERRPSADDGREWNLFPTDAAHALAVPLQTASARVARKLREHIGAEAFDGAVKAIREVRTTLSD from the coding sequence ATGTTCGATCATTGCCTCTACTTCAACACCACCGCGCTGGCGCGCGCCGTCGAGCGCGAATGGACGGCCACGTATGCGCCGTTCGGCCTCACGCCGCCACAAGGCTTCGTGCTGCGCGTCGTCCTCAAGCAGCCCGGCGTGCTCAACCGCGAGCTGGCCGACACGCTGGGCATCGCGAGACCGACCGCGACGCGCCTGGTCGATGGCCTGATCGCCAAGGGCCTGGCCGAGCGCCGCCCATCGGCGGACGACGGCCGCGAATGGAATCTGTTTCCCACCGACGCCGCTCACGCGCTGGCGGTGCCGCTGCAGACAGCCAGCGCCAGGGTGGCGCGCAAGCTGCGCGAGCACATCGGTGCGGAGGCGTTCGACGGCGCCGTCAAGGCCATCCGCGAAGTCCGCACCACGCTCAGCGATTGA
- a CDS encoding DUF3757 domain-containing protein — MAALTGHAHSAVISCPSVSDIKQAPGEYGGFAYTAQLPNGQQWTGENPMADEADLGRVVFQEAYIVNAKNFVACDYVGKKAAGMRMVLKTASPIRPAGAAWKWQRQSDGTVLPHCVGPNPTQCTFE; from the coding sequence ATGGCCGCATTGACGGGCCATGCGCATTCGGCGGTCATCAGTTGCCCATCCGTCTCCGATATCAAACAGGCGCCGGGCGAATACGGCGGATTCGCCTATACGGCGCAATTGCCGAACGGGCAGCAGTGGACCGGAGAGAACCCGATGGCGGATGAGGCGGACCTGGGGCGGGTCGTATTCCAGGAGGCCTATATCGTCAATGCCAAGAATTTCGTGGCTTGCGATTACGTTGGCAAGAAGGCGGCGGGCATGAGAATGGTGCTGAAAACCGCCTCTCCCATCCGGCCTGCCGGTGCCGCGTGGAAGTGGCAGCGGCAATCGGATGGCACTGTGTTGCCGCACTGTGTCGGGCCGAACCCCACGCAGTGCACATTTGAGTAA